The Sulfurospirillum halorespirans DSM 13726 genome has a window encoding:
- a CDS encoding phosphotransferase, whose amino-acid sequence MQTENKIRSYIDRTTALNAFFQNPPLRVEEIGDGNLNFIFRISDQSGTSLILKYAAPYLRLLGKDFPLPQNRICVEMHTLGYFKSIAPSLIPTLYHLDEASFCFAMEDLVGYKLLQTAQFDQFIALSLYAKLGAFLATLYTKAPPKHEANYYENTTLKRISEEYIFIFPYIENHPALMLPSYFNPAPKSATFLENIDVLLNLFQNEKECLIHGDLHTGSVMIKHENLAIIDAEFSFWGPLGFDIGTLLAHILFGEIYNCFMHKPVQFQPIVRALWKAFETNMQSVPLHIIQHSIGFCGTELSRRLVVPAKAKPLEAIEPLEAKTKAYVLCEKLSIELVESFLHVKRFEDFIEVVERHLCVKTH is encoded by the coding sequence GTGCAGACTGAAAATAAGATACGAAGCTACATCGACCGTACAACGGCTTTAAACGCTTTTTTTCAAAACCCACCTTTACGCGTGGAAGAGATAGGCGATGGTAATTTAAATTTTATCTTTCGCATCAGCGATCAAAGCGGCACTTCGCTCATTCTCAAATACGCCGCACCCTATCTTAGGCTTTTGGGCAAAGACTTTCCGCTTCCGCAGAACCGTATTTGCGTCGAGATGCACACGCTTGGCTACTTTAAAAGCATTGCTCCCTCACTCATTCCAACGCTTTACCACCTCGATGAAGCCTCTTTTTGCTTTGCGATGGAAGATCTTGTGGGCTATAAACTCTTGCAAACAGCGCAGTTCGATCAGTTTATTGCGCTCTCCTTGTACGCCAAACTGGGCGCATTTTTAGCAACACTTTACACGAAAGCGCCTCCTAAACACGAAGCGAATTACTATGAAAATACCACACTCAAGCGCATTAGCGAAGAGTATATTTTCATTTTTCCATACATTGAAAACCACCCTGCGTTAATGCTGCCTTCATACTTTAACCCTGCGCCTAAAAGTGCGACTTTCCTAGAAAATATTGACGTGCTTTTAAACCTGTTTCAAAACGAAAAAGAGTGTCTGATTCACGGCGATTTGCATACAGGCTCGGTGATGATCAAACATGAAAATCTCGCCATCATCGACGCAGAATTCTCCTTTTGGGGACCGTTAGGATTTGACATCGGCACGCTGTTGGCGCACATCCTTTTTGGGGAGATTTACAACTGCTTTATGCACAAACCCGTTCAGTTTCAGCCCATCGTTCGCGCACTGTGGAAAGCGTTTGAAACGAACATGCAGAGCGTGCCTTTGCACATCATCCAACACAGCATTGGGTTTTGTGGCACTGAACTTTCGCGCCGTTTGGTCGTACCTGCCAAAGCCAAACCGCTGGAAGCAATTGAGCCATTGGAAGCTAAAACCAAAGCGTACGTGCTGTGCGAAAAACTGAGCATTGAATTGGTTGAATCCTTTTTACATGTAAAGCGTTTTGAAGATTTTATCGAGGTTGTGGAGCGGCATTTATGCGTCAAAACGCACTGA
- a CDS encoding rhodanese-like domain-containing protein — protein sequence MKLSSLLALSIAALLLIGCGGKVEPKAKYNYITAEETAKLMREDASKIVLIDIQEKKDFEEEHLKGALETYAYPVKTEDEKARLAALLPQIKPDQKVIIVCPRGGGGADRAYDFYLEKGLKKEQLLTLKDGQYGWPRDKIKDVLAVSK from the coding sequence ATGAAACTCTCTTCATTGTTAGCGTTATCCATTGCAGCATTATTGCTTATTGGATGTGGCGGAAAAGTTGAGCCAAAGGCTAAATACAACTACATTACGGCAGAGGAAACGGCAAAGTTGATGCGTGAGGACGCTTCTAAAATCGTGCTTATAGACATTCAAGAGAAAAAAGATTTTGAGGAAGAGCACTTAAAAGGTGCGCTTGAAACGTATGCGTACCCTGTTAAAACCGAGGATGAAAAAGCGCGACTTGCGGCATTGCTTCCTCAGATTAAACCTGATCAAAAAGTGATTATCGTCTGCCCAAGAGGCGGTGGAGGAGCAGATCGCGCGTATGACTTTTACCTTGAAAAAGGGCTCAAAAAAGAGCAACTCTTAACGCTCAAAGACGGTCAATACGGTTGGCCTCGCGATAAAATCAAAGACGTTTTAGCCGTCAGCAAATAA
- a CDS encoding TVP38/TMEM64 family protein, whose product MLKPSKIAILLLCGVALTLFFICPQTRHYFFELIALFQSLDIETIKAYILSFGMLAPLISFLLMVFQAILAPLPAFLITFANAALFGWVYGAALSWFSAMVGALLCFYIAKFLGREVVEKLTSKMALESVDAFFERHGAYAIVIARLLPFISFDVVSYAAGLTSMRLSSFLIATGLGQLPATLVYSYAGEMLSGGAKTIVYGLLILFSVSILVYLIKRVYRGK is encoded by the coding sequence ATGCTCAAACCCTCTAAAATCGCGATACTGCTCTTATGCGGTGTCGCACTTACCCTTTTTTTCATCTGCCCTCAGACACGCCATTACTTTTTTGAGTTGATTGCCCTGTTTCAAAGCCTCGACATTGAAACTATCAAAGCGTACATTCTCTCTTTTGGCATGTTAGCACCGCTCATCTCGTTTTTACTGATGGTGTTTCAAGCTATACTAGCCCCTTTGCCTGCGTTTCTCATCACCTTTGCCAATGCGGCATTGTTTGGCTGGGTATACGGAGCTGCACTTTCATGGTTTAGTGCTATGGTTGGAGCACTGTTATGTTTTTACATCGCCAAGTTTTTGGGGCGCGAGGTGGTCGAAAAACTGACGAGTAAAATGGCGTTGGAGAGTGTGGATGCTTTTTTTGAGCGTCATGGAGCCTACGCGATTGTGATCGCACGATTGCTTCCGTTTATCTCGTTTGATGTGGTCAGTTACGCCGCAGGGTTGACTTCGATGAGACTGAGCTCTTTTTTGATTGCGACGGGTTTGGGGCAACTACCTGCAACGCTTGTGTATTCGTACGCTGGGGAGATGCTTAGCGGTGGCGCGAAGACGATCGTTTATGGACTCTTGATTTTGTTTTCCGTTTCTATTTTGGTCTATCTGATCAAGCGAGTGTATCGTGGAAAGTGA
- a CDS encoding heterodisulfide reductase-related iron-sulfur binding cluster — protein MLYGFTISPKKLLSKFTTELPTSDMAFACANCGLCAHMCPQDIDFGKVFTASKTTFADDKNVLKKYGYGAVIFHQKSSFSRLFSTTKKFTTGEYTHMAFMPGCALSSYSPSLVHSVFSYLRSKCSGIGIIQQCCGTPTRMMGDMAQFKTYHSQLERDLEKMGATTVVTACENCFMSLKTYAPHIKIVSLYSLLAQIGLPEAAKARHKNAPKMALHDPCPTRYEKEIHQDVRTLLAQMGQPFEEFKQNREKTLCCGSGGMLELTHSGLAHEQMRSRAHQTECESIVSYCQSCAESMSKGGKNGVHLLDLIFNPDFAMKQEAQGTLKKWYNRFRSRQKISALKDNA, from the coding sequence ATGCTCTACGGCTTCACCATCTCGCCCAAAAAATTGCTGAGCAAATTCACGACAGAACTTCCGACAAGCGATATGGCATTTGCCTGTGCCAACTGCGGACTCTGCGCGCACATGTGCCCACAAGACATCGACTTTGGAAAGGTGTTCACCGCTTCTAAAACAACGTTTGCAGATGATAAAAACGTGTTGAAAAAATACGGCTATGGTGCGGTCATCTTCCACCAAAAAAGTAGTTTTTCAAGACTTTTTTCTACTACAAAAAAGTTTACAACGGGAGAGTACACCCATATGGCATTTATGCCTGGATGTGCGCTTAGCTCGTACTCTCCTAGTCTTGTTCATAGCGTATTTTCGTATTTGCGTTCCAAATGCTCTGGCATTGGCATCATTCAACAGTGCTGTGGCACGCCCACACGCATGATGGGCGATATGGCGCAGTTTAAAACGTACCACTCTCAGCTTGAGCGTGATCTTGAAAAAATGGGTGCAACGACCGTTGTGACGGCATGCGAAAACTGCTTTATGAGCCTCAAAACGTACGCGCCACACATTAAGATCGTCTCACTCTATTCACTATTAGCCCAAATTGGACTGCCCGAAGCGGCAAAAGCACGCCATAAAAATGCGCCCAAAATGGCACTGCATGACCCGTGTCCGACGCGCTATGAAAAAGAGATTCACCAAGATGTGCGCACGCTTTTAGCACAGATGGGACAGCCTTTTGAAGAGTTCAAACAGAATCGTGAAAAAACGCTCTGTTGTGGCAGTGGTGGCATGTTGGAGCTGACCCATTCGGGCTTGGCGCATGAGCAGATGCGTTCTCGTGCCCATCAAACCGAGTGCGAGAGCATTGTCAGTTACTGCCAAAGTTGCGCTGAGTCGATGAGCAAAGGGGGTAAAAATGGGGTACATCTACTTGATCTCATCTTTAATCCTGATTTTGCGATGAAACAAGAAGCACAGGGAACGCTTAAAAAATGGTACAACCGTTTTCGTTCACGCCAGAAAATCAGCGCCTTAAAGGATAACGCATAA
- a CDS encoding TVP38/TMEM64 family protein → MFLFYKTGVLSYAQVESIKSFVLGFGIYAPLIFIILFTLAPLIFFPDGILALAGGLIFGFAWGSVYIIVGALCGGTLSFYLARLYGNKMREKLAHEKLINFQKSVQKHGFVMILLLRLVPLVPFNIISYSAGFSKIRYRDFLFATLLGMLPGVLVYANIGAQSLSFGSQEFYISVGLLVVLVMVSMVLKQRVKKRLEAYEK, encoded by the coding sequence ATGTTTCTCTTTTATAAAACGGGCGTGCTCTCTTACGCGCAAGTCGAATCGATCAAAAGTTTTGTGCTTGGCTTTGGCATCTATGCACCGCTTATCTTCATAATTCTTTTCACGCTCGCACCCCTTATCTTCTTCCCTGATGGTATTTTGGCTCTTGCGGGTGGGCTTATTTTTGGGTTTGCGTGGGGAAGCGTTTACATCATCGTGGGTGCGCTCTGTGGGGGAACTTTGTCCTTTTACCTAGCACGACTGTATGGCAATAAAATGCGCGAAAAATTGGCGCATGAAAAACTGATAAACTTTCAAAAAAGCGTTCAAAAGCATGGATTTGTGATGATTTTACTGTTGCGATTGGTGCCTTTGGTTCCGTTTAACATCATCAGTTACAGCGCAGGGTTTTCAAAGATTCGCTACCGTGATTTTCTCTTCGCAACGCTTTTGGGCATGTTGCCTGGCGTTTTGGTGTACGCGAATATCGGAGCGCAATCGCTGAGTTTTGGAAGCCAAGAGTTTTACATCTCCGTTGGCTTATTGGTCGTGCTTGTGATGGTCTCGATGGTTTTAAAACAACGTGTGAAAAAGAGGTTAGAAGCGTATGAAAAGTAG
- a CDS encoding DUF5714 domain-containing protein — MKSSWQRIVFEERPIYVHRHSADWFVPNAHADALLQSAEKSLAFEQLKHRISEPNPRHYTPKQTSKTALHEFWIHLTNRCNLSCTHCLFSSSPTEKDTLSLEEIILHVNEAYTLGCRLFIISGGEPLVHPELLALVELILALSDTEVVILTNGMLLEKLFTCKEFPTSRLHFQISLDGLPNEHDAIRGRGSFEKLERNIVWLQQAGYSFSLSVCLHPLNIQSLEAIIALASELQVGHLHFLWYFSRGRGENEGLIAHDTLFNALINAYEKAQNLGLVIDNFETLKTQIFAPKGTVHDGSSSGRSSIALGYDGHFYPSAAMVGENALLMEGKSIDEALESRVAKAIASHSITSLTSPLRFLLGGGDLDHSFSHAKTFMGDDPYEPLLEKLALWLIFQEAKRFEPLHVKPALCLEMGDILQSCGANEGVAHTHANCLLATGESESLRLVKAFYHDAALENKESILNPACYEEQYLEQIPAHLRFRGYGCGSPILDAKLKEGESMLDLGSGRGIECFIAAKLVGKSGRVVGVDMLESMLKIARSGAEEVAQSLGYSNLTFAKGYLEALPEEEGSFDVITSNCVLNLSSHKRKLFAEIFRVLKKGGRLVVSDVICDEEASALIRNDAKLSGECIGGALTQVHLLGLLRESGFENIALIKRFFYREVQGHTFYSLTFEAHKPSEQKQVEVIYKGVGESLALENGVVLFKGIKTHIDEALAKRLENELFLLDEKGNVTNQEGQSCCCATPPESKPSLLLSPKPTAKLSFSLTPPKQRHNCMVCSSELVYKATLEEATCYYCGSVSHQSVTCKEGHYVCDACHAKEALSVIEHICATSKERDMLKLFQQIREHPSIPKHGPEHHAMVPAIIVTAYKNSGGKVSESALKTAISRGSSIMGGACGFLGICGAASGVGIGFAILLESSPVAKKARSSAQKVTYAVLGKIAEYEAARCCHREVWTALNIASSLSETFLHVKLLAQMETKCDQKRFNQYCYGKECPIF, encoded by the coding sequence ATGAAAAGTAGTTGGCAGAGAATTGTTTTTGAAGAGCGTCCGATTTATGTACACCGCCACAGTGCGGACTGGTTTGTGCCCAATGCACATGCCGACGCGTTATTGCAAAGTGCGGAGAAAAGCCTTGCGTTTGAGCAGTTAAAACACCGCATTTCAGAGCCAAATCCGCGGCATTACACGCCAAAACAAACGTCTAAAACAGCCCTTCACGAGTTTTGGATACACCTCACCAACCGTTGCAATCTTAGCTGTACGCACTGCCTTTTTAGCTCTTCGCCCACCGAAAAAGATACGCTGAGTTTGGAAGAAATTATTTTACATGTAAACGAAGCGTACACCCTTGGCTGTCGGCTTTTTATCATTTCTGGTGGCGAACCGTTGGTGCATCCTGAGTTGTTGGCGTTGGTGGAGTTGATTTTAGCACTCAGCGACACCGAAGTGGTCATCTTGACCAATGGCATGTTACTTGAAAAACTCTTTACATGTAAAGAGTTCCCCACATCTCGTCTGCATTTTCAAATCAGCCTTGATGGACTGCCTAATGAACACGATGCGATTCGTGGACGTGGGAGTTTTGAGAAGCTTGAACGCAACATTGTTTGGCTTCAACAAGCGGGTTATTCGTTCTCACTCTCCGTCTGCTTGCATCCTCTAAATATTCAGAGTTTAGAAGCCATTATTGCGTTGGCAAGTGAACTTCAAGTGGGGCATTTGCATTTCTTGTGGTATTTCTCGCGTGGTCGTGGTGAAAATGAGGGCTTGATAGCGCATGACACGCTTTTTAATGCTCTGATTAATGCCTATGAAAAAGCACAAAATTTAGGCTTAGTTATTGACAATTTTGAAACCTTAAAAACGCAAATTTTTGCCCCAAAAGGCACGGTGCATGACGGCTCTAGTTCAGGACGCAGTTCCATCGCTTTAGGCTACGATGGGCACTTTTACCCGAGTGCGGCGATGGTCGGTGAGAACGCACTTTTAATGGAAGGCAAAAGCATCGACGAAGCGCTTGAAAGTAGGGTGGCTAAAGCGATTGCGTCGCATTCGATTACGTCTCTCACCTCTCCGCTTCGCTTTTTACTCGGAGGAGGCGACTTAGATCACAGTTTTTCCCATGCTAAAACGTTTATGGGCGATGACCCCTATGAACCGCTTTTGGAAAAGCTCGCATTGTGGCTGATTTTTCAAGAAGCGAAGCGGTTTGAGCCTTTACATGTAAAGCCTGCTTTGTGTTTGGAAATGGGCGACATCTTGCAGAGTTGTGGGGCGAACGAGGGCGTGGCACATACCCATGCGAACTGTCTGCTTGCCACAGGCGAGAGCGAGTCGTTGCGCCTTGTCAAAGCCTTTTACCATGACGCGGCATTGGAGAACAAGGAAAGCATCCTCAATCCTGCATGCTACGAAGAGCAGTATCTTGAACAGATCCCTGCGCATTTGCGATTCCGTGGGTACGGCTGTGGCAGTCCTATCTTAGATGCGAAGCTCAAAGAGGGTGAATCCATGCTAGACCTTGGTTCTGGCAGAGGCATTGAGTGCTTCATCGCCGCTAAACTCGTGGGGAAAAGTGGACGTGTTGTGGGTGTCGATATGCTCGAATCCATGCTGAAAATAGCGCGAAGTGGGGCAGAAGAGGTGGCGCAAAGTCTTGGGTATAGCAATCTCACCTTTGCCAAAGGCTACCTTGAAGCACTGCCAGAGGAAGAGGGGAGTTTTGATGTCATCACCTCTAACTGCGTGCTCAACCTTTCCAGTCACAAACGCAAACTCTTCGCGGAGATCTTTCGCGTACTTAAAAAGGGCGGAAGGCTTGTGGTCTCCGATGTCATTTGCGATGAAGAGGCAAGTGCGCTCATCCGCAACGACGCGAAACTAAGCGGCGAGTGCATCGGTGGCGCACTCACACAAGTGCATCTTTTAGGACTGCTTCGTGAGAGTGGTTTTGAGAACATTGCGCTTATCAAACGCTTTTTTTACCGTGAAGTGCAAGGGCATACGTTTTACTCGCTCACGTTTGAGGCACATAAGCCAAGCGAACAAAAACAGGTGGAAGTCATCTACAAAGGTGTGGGCGAAAGCCTAGCATTGGAGAATGGTGTGGTGCTGTTTAAAGGCATCAAAACACACATCGATGAGGCGTTGGCGAAGCGGTTGGAAAACGAGCTGTTTCTACTCGATGAAAAGGGAAATGTCACCAATCAAGAGGGACAAAGCTGTTGTTGTGCGACACCACCTGAATCCAAACCGAGCCTTTTACTCAGTCCCAAACCAACGGCAAAACTCTCTTTTAGTTTAACACCACCAAAACAGCGCCATAACTGCATGGTCTGCTCCTCAGAGCTTGTATATAAAGCAACACTTGAAGAAGCCACATGCTACTACTGCGGAAGTGTGAGTCATCAAAGCGTTACATGTAAAGAGGGTCATTATGTCTGCGATGCGTGTCATGCGAAAGAGGCGCTCAGCGTGATAGAGCACATCTGTGCAACATCCAAAGAGCGCGATATGCTCAAACTGTTTCAGCAGATCCGTGAGCATCCAAGTATTCCAAAACACGGACCAGAGCATCATGCGATGGTGCCAGCCATCATCGTGACAGCCTATAAAAACAGCGGTGGCAAAGTGAGTGAAAGCGCACTTAAAACCGCGATTTCAAGAGGTTCTAGCATTATGGGTGGCGCGTGTGGGTTTTTGGGTATCTGCGGTGCGGCAAGTGGCGTTGGCATCGGCTTTGCCATTCTTTTAGAGTCTTCGCCTGTAGCAAAAAAAGCGCGCTCCTCTGCTCAAAAAGTAACGTACGCCGTACTGGGAAAAATAGCTGAGTACGAAGCAGCGCGCTGTTGCCACAGGGAAGTCTGGACAGCGCTCAACATCGCTTCGTCGCTCTCCGAAACCTTTTTACATGTAAAGCTTTTGGCGCAAATGGAAACGAAATGCGATCAGAAGAGATTCAATCAGTATTGCTACGGAAAAGAGTGCCCGATCTTTTAA